TTATATTTTCAAAATTATTTATAAAATTATAACATATTTTTTAATATTAATTAATACAAAAAAACACCATTGTAAACTTTTGATTATTACCACAAATGTTGTTTTTTTAAAAAAATAAAACCATATAAATTTTAAAAAATGTTATATTTCAGCTAACAAGGTAGAAGATAAAAAAAGCTACTAACAACTTTTGAACACTACTTTTTTTCCAAATTTTTTTTCATTTTTTGGTTTTTATTAGCCTAAAAAAACAAGAATAGTTTATAAAAAAATAGTAAAAAAATAAATTATCATAAAACATGTTATAATTAAAATAACCAAAAATATTATGAAAACACTATTTTAAATTTTAATACAGTCAAAATTTATAATATTTTTTAATAAAAAACTTTAATAAAAAAATAAATTTTTATTATTTATTTTTGTTTTTTTAATATAATTTAAAAACATGAAAAAAATACAAGAAATTATCAATCATTTAAAAAACTTTGGTTTTGTCTTTCAAGGCTCAGAAATTTATGGCGGATTAGCTAATACATGAGATTATGGACCTATTGGAACCCTGCTTTTCAAAAGACTTAAAGAATTTTGATGATTTGAATTTATAAACAAAGAGAGAAACATGTTTGGGCTTGATTCAAAAATTTTAATGAATCCGAACGTTTGACATGCATCAGGACATGTAGATAATTTTTCAGATCCATTAATTGAAAACAAAAATAACAACAAAAGATATAGAGCGGATCACATTATAGAAGAACTTTTCAAAGATGTTAATGTTTCTAAAATGTCTAAATTAGAAATGGAGCAATTTATAAAAGTAAATGTTCCTTATTATGACAATTCACCAACAAATTGAAGTGAGATTAAACACTTTAATTTAATGTTTGAAACTCATCAAGGTGTAGTTGAAGATAAAAAAAATAAAATTTACTTAAGACCTGAAACTGCTCAAGGGATTTTTATAAATTTTAAAAATGTTCAGAGAACTATGAGAGCTAAATTGCCTTTTGGTATAGGTCAAATTGGTAAATCGTTTAGAAATGAAGTGACACCTGGTAATTTTATTTTTAGAACTAGAGAATTTGAGCAAATGGAATTAGAGATTTTTGATTTTCCTGAAACATCATTTGAAACATTTAAAAAATATGTTGATAAATCATATAATTTTTTATTAAAACTTGGAATTAATAAAGAAAATTTAAGAATTAAAGAGCATTCTAAAGATGAATTAGCACATTACTCTGTAGCTACAAGCGATATAGAATATTTGTTTCCATTTGGTTGAGGTGAACTATTAGGTATAGCTCATAGAGGAGATTTTGACTTATCATCTCATATGAAGCACTCAAATGAATCATTAGAATATTTTGATCCTGTTCAAAACAAAAAAATCATTCCTCATATAATAGAACCATCAATGGGAGCTGATCGTTTAATGTTTGCACTTTTAATTGATGCATACAATGAGGAAGAGTTAACTAATGATGATAAAAGAATTGTTTTAAAATTAGATAAAAAAATAGTGCCTTTTACTGTCGCGGTTTTACCACTTGTAAAAAAACTAAGTGATAAAGCGCTTGAAATTTTTGATAGTTTAGTTAATGCTAATTTTTCAGTGGATTATGATGAAGTGGGTTCTATTGGTAAGCGTTATCGTCGTCAAGATGCAATTGGGACATTTTATTGTATAACTATTGATTATGATACTATAGAAGATTTAAAAGTTACTATTAGACATCGTGATACAATGAAACAAGAAAGAATAGATATTTCTGAAATTCAAAAATATTTAAGGATTTAATTCATGTCACAAAATATAACAAAGGTAATAAATGAAACTCTTGATATTGCTACTGTAATATCTAGTTTCATCTCTATTCACAAAAAAGGTAATAATTATATTACTATTTGTCCTTTTCATGGAGATAGGAATCCTTCACTTGTTATATCACCACAAAAACGGATTTTTAAATGTTTTAGTTGCAATGAATCAGGTGGCATCATTGATTTTGTTATGAAATTTAATAAAATAAATTTTGTTTCTGCAATTAATTTGTTAAATGAAAAATTTTCATTAAATCTTGATCTAAAATATTATGATAATAATGAGAAAAACACAAAATATAGTGAATTAGAAAAAGAAATAATAAATACAAATTCATTAGCAACTATTTTATTTAAAGTAAATTTAAAAACAGAAATAAATAATAATGTCTTGTTAAAGAATTTTTTTTATGAAAGAAAAATGACAGAAGAAATTATTCAAAAATTTGATATTGGTTATGCTTCCGATAATGAAAAATTTAAAAATTTTTTAATTAATGTTAAAAAAATACCTAAAGATATATTAATAAATTCATCTATATTAACTGAAAGTGAAAATTCTTTTTTTATCAATAGGATTATTTTTCCAATTAAAAATGAATTTAATGATATTGTTGGTTTTTCAGGAAGAATTATTCAAAAAAATGATAATGTTCCAAAATATTTAAACACTCCACAGAATAATTTGTTTTCAAAATCAAAAATCTTATTTAATTATTATGAAGCAAATAATAATTTAAATGAAAAAAATGAAATTATTATTTGTGAAGGTTTTATGGATGTTATTGCTTTATATAAAAGTGGCATTAAAAATGTAGTGGCACTAATGGGGACATCTCTTAGTCAATACCATATTCCATTATTAAAAAATAAAAAAGTTGTATTATGACTTGATGGTGATAAAGCAGGAAAACTAGCAACAAAAAAATCAATTTTAATTTTATTAAAAAATAAAATAAAAGTAGAAATAATTAATAATACAACTAGTTTGGACCCTGACGAAATTTTAAATTTAAACGGAAAAGAAGTGTTAGTGCAAATGATAAATCAAAGAATAACAGCATTTGATTTTGTCTATAAAGAACTCTCCTTTGATTTAATTCCTGACAATTTTTTATCTACAACTAGTTTTGTAAAAGAATTTTTGTCATATTTAATTTATGCATCAGATCAAGAAAAATCTTTTTTTATTAATAAATGTGTTTCCGAACACAAAATTCCATCAAATTTTTTCAATTCTATTAATATTGATAATTCTCAAAAAACTAGTGACAAAGTTGTGAAAAAAAAATTTTTAAAACAAAAAAATGAAATTTTCGCTAACCATTTAAAAGAAATGGTAACTTCTATTTTGTTAATACCTGAAATTGGGCAAAAGTATTTAAGAGATCAAGAATTAGTTTTTTTAGATCAAAAAATAAAAAAAATGATTAATGAATTTTTGAAAATTCCTGATATCAATAAAAGAAAAGAATTACTAGAAAAAAATCATTTTTTTTCTGATAATAATCCAAAAAAAATAAATGATTGAAAAAGTATAAAAAAACGTAATAATGAATTTTATTTTAATAATTTTAAGGTTAATATTTTTAATAAAATAAAAGAATTAGAAAATGAAAAAGCAAATGCAAAAAGCGAAAAAGAGGTCTTAGAAATTAAACAAAAAATAAATTCCATTTATAATTTATGAATAAATTTTTTATTAAATAATAGAAAAAAATAAAATTTTGTTATAAAATTTAATATTTAGTTTGTAATTTTATTTTTTTAGTGAGGTGTTTATGTCTAGAACAAAGAAAAAAAATAATAATAAATATGATGTTATTATTGAATTTTTGAAAAAGAAAATTAATAAAAGAAAAAAATTCCTTACTCAGGAAGAAGTTTTTAAACATTTAAATTCTAAAAAAATAGATATTGATGAAATGGCAGCTGATGAATTTTTTTCTATTTTACTAAAAGAAAACATTATTAAACCTGAAGCTGATGAAGGTGATTTAGATGATGTAAAAGAAGAAGAATTTTTAAAAGAATTAAAATCTGAAAAGAAAAAAACAAAAAAAAATTCTAAAAAAAATGATGATGACTTTGATGATGACTTTGATGAAACATTTGAATTAAAAGATTATGGTTTAGATGATGATTTAAGTTTGAATTTAGAAGGATTTGCAAGTGATGAAAATTCATTAAATCTTCATGATAATAATTTAAGAAACAAATTGACTGAAACAGATGATATCATAAAATGATATATGCGTTGAATAGGGAAATATGGTAAATTATTATCACATGAAGAAGAAATTGAAATTGCTAAAAAAATCCATAATTCTTCAGCTAGAAACGCAAGAAAAGCAAGGCATTTATTAGTTAAAAGAAATTTAAGACTTGTAGTAAATAATGCTAAAAAATACAAAAATAAAGGTTTATCTTTTATTGATTTAATTTCAGAGGGCAATGGCGGTATTTTAAAAGCTGTTGATAAATTTGAGTATGAAAAAGGTTTTAAATTTTCTACATATGCAACATGATGAATAAGACAAGCTATAACAAGAGCAGTAGCTGATCAAGCAAGAATAATTAGAGTTCCAGTTCACATGGTAGAAACTATTAATAAATTAACAAAAATCGAAAGAGAATTACAACAGGAATTGGGTTATACACCATCAGATGAAGTTTTAGCAGAAAAAATGGGTGATGATTTTACACCACAAAAAGTTCAATATATAAGAAAAATTAATATTGATCCAATTTCCTTGGATAAATCCATAGGAAAAGAAGATGATTCATATTTTTCAGATTTTATTAAAGATGAAAATGTAATTTCACCAGTTGATTATGCAGCTAAAGAACAATTATCTTCATGAATTAAAACAATACTTAATACTAATTTAACCCCTTCCGAAAAAGAAATAATTATGAAAAGATATGGTATTGGTGAAGATGAAAATGGACAAAAATACAAAGTTCATTCACTAGATGAACTTGCTGCTGAAAGACAAGTAACAAAAGAAAGAATAAGACAGATTGAATCAAAAATTTTAAAAAAACTTAAACATTCACAAGGCAAACAAAAATTAAAAGATTATGTCAAAAATGATTAGCACTAATGATTTGGCTGAATTTTTAAATCGAAAATTTCCGCCTTCATCAATTGAAGCTTGGGATAATGTTGGTTTTTCTTATTTTGTTGATAAAAAAATTAAAAATGTTTTAATTGCAATCGATTTAACAAATGAAATTGTTGATTATGCAATTAAAAATAGTTTTGATTTCATTCTTACATATCATACATTTTTTTTTGAAAAAATATCTTTGAAAGATACATTTAAAAAATATAGTTACAAACAAAAAATTTATAAAAAATTAAAGAAACATCAAATCAGTGCTTTTTCAGTGCATACAAATTTTGATCATTTAATAAATACAAGTGTTAAACAAATGATTGAAAAGTTAGGTTATGAAGGAAATTTAATAGCCATTGATAATTTTAATGCTATATTAGAACTAAAAAAACCAATAAAATTTAATAACATTGTAAATGATTATAAAAATATTTTTTTTTTAAATAGTTTGCAAACTAATTTATATGATAACAAAACAATTA
This Mesomycoplasma neurolyticum DNA region includes the following protein-coding sequences:
- a CDS encoding glycine--tRNA ligase yields the protein MKKIQEIINHLKNFGFVFQGSEIYGGLANTWDYGPIGTLLFKRLKEFWWFEFINKERNMFGLDSKILMNPNVWHASGHVDNFSDPLIENKNNNKRYRADHIIEELFKDVNVSKMSKLEMEQFIKVNVPYYDNSPTNWSEIKHFNLMFETHQGVVEDKKNKIYLRPETAQGIFINFKNVQRTMRAKLPFGIGQIGKSFRNEVTPGNFIFRTREFEQMELEIFDFPETSFETFKKYVDKSYNFLLKLGINKENLRIKEHSKDELAHYSVATSDIEYLFPFGWGELLGIAHRGDFDLSSHMKHSNESLEYFDPVQNKKIIPHIIEPSMGADRLMFALLIDAYNEEELTNDDKRIVLKLDKKIVPFTVAVLPLVKKLSDKALEIFDSLVNANFSVDYDEVGSIGKRYRRQDAIGTFYCITIDYDTIEDLKVTIRHRDTMKQERIDISEIQKYLRI
- the dnaG gene encoding DNA primase codes for the protein MSQNITKVINETLDIATVISSFISIHKKGNNYITICPFHGDRNPSLVISPQKRIFKCFSCNESGGIIDFVMKFNKINFVSAINLLNEKFSLNLDLKYYDNNEKNTKYSELEKEIINTNSLATILFKVNLKTEINNNVLLKNFFYERKMTEEIIQKFDIGYASDNEKFKNFLINVKKIPKDILINSSILTESENSFFINRIIFPIKNEFNDIVGFSGRIIQKNDNVPKYLNTPQNNLFSKSKILFNYYEANNNLNEKNEIIICEGFMDVIALYKSGIKNVVALMGTSLSQYHIPLLKNKKVVLWLDGDKAGKLATKKSILILLKNKIKVEIINNTTSLDPDEILNLNGKEVLVQMINQRITAFDFVYKELSFDLIPDNFLSTTSFVKEFLSYLIYASDQEKSFFINKCVSEHKIPSNFFNSINIDNSQKTSDKVVKKKFLKQKNEIFANHLKEMVTSILLIPEIGQKYLRDQELVFLDQKIKKMINEFLKIPDINKRKELLEKNHFFSDNNPKKINDWKSIKKRNNEFYFNNFKVNIFNKIKELENEKANAKSEKEVLEIKQKINSIYNLWINFLLNNRKK
- a CDS encoding RNA polymerase sigma factor, encoding MSRTKKKNNNKYDVIIEFLKKKINKRKKFLTQEEVFKHLNSKKIDIDEMAADEFFSILLKENIIKPEADEGDLDDVKEEEFLKELKSEKKKTKKNSKKNDDDFDDDFDETFELKDYGLDDDLSLNLEGFASDENSLNLHDNNLRNKLTETDDIIKWYMRWIGKYGKLLSHEEEIEIAKKIHNSSARNARKARHLLVKRNLRLVVNNAKKYKNKGLSFIDLISEGNGGILKAVDKFEYEKGFKFSTYATWWIRQAITRAVADQARIIRVPVHMVETINKLTKIERELQQELGYTPSDEVLAEKMGDDFTPQKVQYIRKINIDPISLDKSIGKEDDSYFSDFIKDENVISPVDYAAKEQLSSWIKTILNTNLTPSEKEIIMKRYGIGEDENGQKYKVHSLDELAAERQVTKERIRQIESKILKKLKHSQGKQKLKDYVKND
- a CDS encoding Nif3-like dinuclear metal center hexameric protein → MSKMISTNDLAEFLNRKFPPSSIEAWDNVGFSYFVDKKIKNVLIAIDLTNEIVDYAIKNSFDFILTYHTFFFEKISLKDTFKKYSYKQKIYKKLKKHQISAFSVHTNFDHLINTSVKQMIEKLGYEGNLIAIDNFNAILELKKPIKFNNIVNDYKNIFFLNSLQTNLYDNKTIKNITFLPGSAGIDNILKSIRTKKTDLYITSDLKWSEQITLNERKVNFLLVSHLVEQHILDYFQKIIYKKFNNQLKIEIKFLQEILINL